Within the Leptolyngbyaceae cyanobacterium genome, the region ACACCGCCGAACAACCAGTTGAGGGAAATATATGGTTACCTTAACCGAAGCGCTGAATCGAATCATGAAATGGTTACAGCAGTACACCCCTGAATTTGCCAATTCATTTCTACCTGGACTAACTCGTGAAGAAATTGAAGAAATAATTAAAGCTTTACCAGGAAAAGTACCTGAAGAAATTTATCAACTATACCAATTCAGGAATGGTACTCTCAAAGAGATGAAATCGACTGTTTATCCTCTGTTTGAGTTTCTACCTCTGGCTGAATCTGTGGAAGTATGTCTGAGCATCATCGATAATTTTGGCAAGGATGAGCCTCTTGTGTATGAAGGTAAATACTTACTTCCATTTCTTTGCGACAACTGTTGTTATTGTGCAGTTTTGTTAAACGAAGAACAGCAACCAGAATCACCAGTTATCGATATTGCTGCCGAGTGCGATCTCTCAATGATGTATCGAAATCTAACTAGTATGATGCTTACTCTTGCAGAATACTTGGAAAGTGAAGTTTGTTATCTGGATACTGAAGGATTTTTAGTTACGGACGACGATAGAAAAATGGCTCAAATTTTTCAAAAATACAATCCTGGATTGCAGTTCCTTCGTTAATTTCATTGCGTGTAATCAAGGGTAAAATGCAATTTTCTACTGAGTACATTCTTGGATTCAGTTTCATTTTTCAATCCACACCATACTCTGTGAACTGTCGCATATATGGCGGGTGAAATCCAACAACAATATCCTGTTTTGGTACTCCCATTTCTACCAGTTCATTTCCGATATCATCCTCAGTTCCATTCCACTGAATCCAAATTTTGCCATCTTTGATATCTAAATGCAGCACTGGCCCATAAACTCTTTGTCGGTTATGCCAGCCAACATAAATAAGTTGATAATGGTCGTGCTTGGTATCAAAAATAGTTTGCGCTTCTACTCCTTCATTCGATGAACTGCGGTTAGCATATTTCACCAAAATTTCCTGAATATATGCTCGATATTTCTCTAAGTTTTCCATAACGAAATCTCTTCTCTTTGGACATCGTAAATCAGTAAGTTGATTTGGCTACCCTCAATTACTTTCTGCACAAAAGGCATTGTAAAGAAATCATCGTAAATTTCCAATGGCACAGCTAAATATAAAATCCGTTCAGGTTCGCGATCCTCCAAAGCATAACGATAGTTGATGTATTGTCCAACAGCCAGATGAAATTCATACAGTTCGGATGTAGTCAAAAAAGTCTTGATTTCAACTGCGATCTTCTGCCCATCTCTATCAGCAGCAATAATTTTTTCCGCCCCCAAGTCAATATACATATTTGTTGTGCGGGTAATGGGAATTGTTAGGGGATCGTGAGTAATTTTCCAGCCCTCTTTTTGGAGAGCTTTCTTGACTACATCATGAAAAAGGTCTTTTGCAGACATCGCCTGTTTTTCCTGGCAGTTTGGGCATTTAAATCTCATCATAACTGTTGATGTTGAAAACGGGCAAGATGCCCATTTCACAAAGAGCTTTTCTCACCAAATACATTTTGAGGTTTAACTATGGCTATCAAACGTCCCAACGAAAAGAACACCAAAGCTGAAATTCTCGAAGCGTTTAACCAACTATTGCAAGAAAAGAAAGAATTGGAGACAAAAATGAATCAAAAACCTGAACCTAAACCTACCGAGACACGCAACGGCAATGGTAACGGTAAATCTACTCCTGCAACGGAATTACTTACCAAACCGAATGTTGCCAATCAACAAAAGATGGAATCGATTATTGAAGGATTAAACCAACTGCAACTTAATTTTGGTGGTGCGGTTAGCGATTTATCAG harbors:
- a CDS encoding XisI protein yields the protein MENLEKYRAYIQEILVKYANRSSSNEGVEAQTIFDTKHDHYQLIYVGWHNRQRVYGPVLHLDIKDGKIWIQWNGTEDDIGNELVEMGVPKQDIVVGFHPPYMRQFTEYGVD
- a CDS encoding XisH family protein; this encodes MSAKDLFHDVVKKALQKEGWKITHDPLTIPITRTTNMYIDLGAEKIIAADRDGQKIAVEIKTFLTTSELYEFHLAVGQYINYRYALEDREPERILYLAVPLEIYDDFFTMPFVQKVIEGSQINLLIYDVQREEISLWKT